The following are encoded in a window of Pyxidicoccus xibeiensis genomic DNA:
- a CDS encoding imm11 family protein: MKQYPPRVRIKMSDHFPDIVVPDFIFNVAFCTMVSHGAKEALEQHSEALIEFLPFTLLNHKGRVAAAECFIANVLTTVDCADTTRTVGVPSQMSPGTYLEINRLELDEAKIPPTARLFRLKQLPSAMVVREDLRAQLSARGLTGLAFVETGEDCDLRD; encoded by the coding sequence ATGAAGCAATACCCGCCAAGAGTCCGCATCAAGATGTCGGACCACTTTCCAGACATCGTCGTGCCGGACTTCATCTTCAACGTGGCCTTCTGCACGATGGTGTCGCACGGCGCGAAGGAGGCCCTGGAGCAGCACTCCGAAGCTCTCATCGAGTTTCTTCCCTTTACCCTCCTGAATCACAAGGGGCGCGTCGCGGCGGCGGAGTGCTTCATCGCCAATGTGCTGACCACGGTGGACTGCGCGGACACGACAAGGACGGTGGGGGTCCCCTCCCAGATGAGTCCGGGTACCTACCTCGAAATCAATCGGCTGGAGCTGGATGAGGCGAAAATCCCTCCCACGGCCCGCCTGTTCAGGCTCAAGCAGCTCCCCTCGGCGATGGTCGTCCGGGAGGACCTGCGCGCGCAGCTCTCGGCCAGGGGACTCACCGGGCTGGCCTTCGTGGAGACGGGCGAGGATTGTGACCTCCGGGATTGA